The proteins below are encoded in one region of Tachypleus tridentatus isolate NWPU-2018 chromosome 4, ASM421037v1, whole genome shotgun sequence:
- the LOC143249846 gene encoding venom allergen 5-like, which produces MKPRTSIFIESLSLVMIVAHAMFVVQACPFMGSSHTMCIYRPMACPGKKLLRSGGLSVEHKQSIVHIHNKLRAAVARGQEHGLPAASNMRQLSWDEELSEIAQRWADQCMDGHDQNRNVERFPVGQNVAIAWTFNKEDNLRDEPDWETQVKAWYDEYKRVGFNHNHLYPFKFKYSAGHFSQVVWGDTYKVGCGYTYHFDRMRGFSKIYVCNYGPGGNVISGTMYQSTHKPFCSTHGLRPSVKYYGLCEEDEDNIHAMIMMVMAMMHEMATNPHLTNVYSNDHSSSVSFRSPRYERSRKAN; this is translated from the exons ATGAAGCCTCGTACATCAATATTTATCGAATCTTTATCACTGGTAATGATAGTAGCTCATGCGATGTTTGTTGTCCAGGCCTGTCCATTCATGGGTTCTTCTCACACTATGTGTATCTATAGGCCGATGGCATGTCCAGGAAAGAAGCTTCTTC GAAGTGGAGGGTTATCTGTGGAACACAAACAGAGCATTGTTCATATTCACAATAAGCTTCGGGCAGCAGTCGCTAGGGGACAGGAACATGGTTTGCCAGCAGCTAGTAACATGCGTCAACTG AGCTGGGACGAAGAATTGTCTGAAATAGCCCAACGATGGGCAGACCAGTGCATGGATGGACATGATCAAAACAGAAACGTAG AAAGATTTCCAGTAGGCCAAAATGTAGCTATCGCATGGACTTTCAACAAGGAAGATAATCTCAGAGACGAACCGGACTGGGAGACTCAGGTTAAAGCTTGGTATGACGAATACAAACGAGTTGGTTTTAACCATAATCATCTTTATCCATTCAAGTTCAAATATAGTGCTGGCCACTTTTCTCAG GTCGTTTGGGGTGACACTTACAAGGTTGGATGCGGTTACACGTACCACTTTGATCGTATGAGAGGCTTCTCAAAAATATATGTATGCAACTATGGACCTGG CGGAAATGTTATTAGTGGAACTATGTATCAATCCACGCACAAACCATTTTGCAGCACCCATGGCCTTCGGCCGTCTGTCAAGTACTATGGCTTATGCG AAGAGGACGAAGATAATATACACGCTATGATTATGATGGTCATGGCAATGATGCACGAGATGGCGACGAATCCTCACTTGACGAACGTCTACTCAAATGACCATTCGTCATCTGTTTCTTTTCGCAGCCCCAGGTATGAACGGTCACGAAAAGCCaactga